A single Acidobacteriota bacterium DNA region contains:
- the lanM gene encoding type 2 lantipeptide synthetase LanM yields the protein MRPAVAFRPRDLRWMVEESMTLSERLGGSVVPGGSGRYAGTAGTRLHKWRRRVANGDARRFEKRLRWDGLDVESALRLLGPVRLKRSVRLPAWIGLVEASTAATRRDTPFERAITGREVFDPRNQQPFEELLWQLVPEAGRRLLANLGACRDRLSSGALVDLARGLLGRLCRTAERTLRVEFDVFRSRHPGHPLLHAPTPWKPSRGIYCDFVRDMGGEGLVGWLLRYPMLARLLATCCGQWIAATVDLVRRLDRDEDLLRTTFEIHDRRLEIAGVAPDLSDPHRGGRTVCAIRFRSGARLVYKPRRLALDRHLSNLLAEIEGLHKDLASKRLRVIDRGEYGWVEWIDSAPCADAAAVERFYRRSGSLTCLAYVLGGSDLHAGNLIACGDQPVPIDIECMTGAPLASPHRDAADPAPCMSPPGSVLRTGLPPVARSGDGNVFRIAGGLADPDSRQAPEHSVAHVNTDRMAWRGHTIRRGSEPNAPVLDGRRQSASAYLEPLIDGFRQMYRTLSHNRERLRATEGIRQLEREEFRVLIRDTRSYARLLEDALGPQNVTSGPDWSIALDVLAAPALTAHERPRCWATRAAERIELERLDVPLFTGSMAGPSLRSALGIRLEEQLDRTGYAISTRLARLNPDDLEQQLRILRMSFAIVGVKRSYRERRVRAGGPRGRKRPQGRSLVEVHSLVALLKRLALDEETRVTWYGPGGPPAGTARLDPVGIDLFGGTSGIALFLAAAAAVTGRRDARALAARVFDPLCERLQGSRTSPLDLAAEIGIGGATGLGGLIYALVHAGRFLGRPDYLASASTAVRGIDRDAIRADATLDVLSGTAGAVLGLLSLHRATGYGPALQTAIRCGEHILDSRRTAPGSGLRTWRTPHGPITPGFAHGPSGIAYALRRLGDGAGIQVFRVAAAESWAAEDWAAERRQPAPDRVSRSERSPATHDSSAARSRSWCQGTAGMGLARLAALEDRDARSAIESAIEAAPNTGAPEADGLCCGRLGRAEFLFSAGRRLGRGDLCEAAHAICRATVAGALAAGRYATGADEGFRPGLFQGASGIGYQLLRMHAPDAVQSVLLWE from the coding sequence ATGAGGCCAGCCGTGGCGTTCCGACCGCGTGACCTGCGCTGGATGGTGGAGGAATCGATGACGCTGTCGGAGCGCCTCGGCGGAAGCGTCGTTCCCGGCGGCTCCGGCCGGTATGCCGGAACCGCCGGGACACGCTTGCACAAGTGGCGCCGCCGCGTGGCGAACGGCGACGCCCGGCGCTTCGAGAAGCGGCTGCGGTGGGACGGGCTCGATGTCGAGTCCGCGCTCAGGCTGCTCGGCCCCGTACGCCTGAAGCGTTCCGTCCGTTTGCCGGCCTGGATCGGTCTCGTCGAAGCGTCAACCGCGGCGACCCGACGCGATACGCCGTTCGAGCGTGCCATCACCGGTCGAGAAGTCTTCGATCCGCGGAACCAGCAGCCGTTCGAGGAACTGCTGTGGCAACTGGTGCCGGAAGCGGGAAGGCGGCTGCTGGCGAACCTCGGAGCCTGTCGCGATCGGCTCTCCTCCGGAGCGCTTGTCGACCTCGCGCGCGGCCTCCTCGGCAGGCTCTGTCGAACGGCTGAGCGAACGCTCCGGGTCGAGTTCGACGTCTTTCGCTCTCGCCATCCGGGGCATCCCCTGCTCCACGCACCCACCCCCTGGAAGCCCTCGCGTGGGATTTACTGCGATTTTGTCCGCGACATGGGGGGCGAGGGTCTGGTGGGGTGGCTGTTGCGGTATCCCATGCTCGCCCGGCTGCTGGCCACGTGCTGCGGGCAGTGGATTGCGGCCACGGTCGATCTCGTGCGGCGCCTGGATCGCGACGAGGACCTCCTCCGCACCACCTTCGAGATTCACGATCGACGGCTCGAGATCGCTGGGGTGGCTCCCGACCTGTCCGACCCGCATCGCGGGGGCCGCACGGTGTGCGCAATCAGATTCCGCTCCGGAGCGCGCCTCGTCTACAAGCCCCGACGGCTCGCCCTCGATCGCCATCTCTCCAACCTGCTCGCAGAGATCGAGGGGCTGCACAAGGACCTCGCGTCGAAACGGCTGAGAGTGATCGACCGCGGCGAGTACGGATGGGTGGAGTGGATCGATTCAGCTCCCTGCGCCGACGCCGCCGCCGTCGAACGCTTCTATCGTCGGTCAGGCTCGCTGACGTGTCTCGCCTACGTCCTCGGCGGCTCGGATCTCCACGCGGGCAACCTCATCGCCTGCGGAGACCAACCCGTGCCAATCGATATCGAGTGCATGACGGGAGCGCCGCTTGCCTCCCCGCACCGCGACGCCGCCGATCCGGCTCCGTGCATGTCTCCACCCGGGAGCGTATTGCGCACCGGCCTGCCACCAGTTGCCCGCAGCGGCGACGGCAACGTGTTCCGTATCGCCGGCGGCCTCGCGGACCCCGACTCCCGGCAGGCGCCGGAACATTCGGTCGCGCACGTGAATACCGACCGGATGGCGTGGCGCGGTCACACCATTCGTCGCGGGTCGGAACCGAACGCGCCGGTACTCGACGGCCGCCGACAGAGCGCATCGGCCTACCTGGAGCCGTTGATCGACGGATTCCGGCAGATGTACAGGACGCTCAGCCACAACAGGGAACGACTGCGGGCCACCGAGGGGATCCGCCAACTGGAGCGTGAGGAGTTCCGGGTCCTGATCCGCGACACGCGCAGCTACGCCAGGCTTCTCGAGGACGCGCTGGGTCCACAGAACGTGACGTCGGGTCCCGATTGGAGCATCGCGCTGGATGTCCTGGCGGCCCCCGCCCTCACCGCGCACGAGCGCCCCCGTTGCTGGGCGACGCGCGCCGCGGAGCGTATCGAGCTCGAAAGGCTGGACGTTCCCCTGTTCACCGGGAGCATGGCCGGCCCCAGCCTGCGGTCCGCGCTGGGAATCCGACTCGAAGAGCAACTCGACCGGACGGGATACGCGATCTCGACCCGTCTCGCCCGGCTGAATCCCGATGACCTGGAGCAACAGCTCCGCATTCTGCGAATGTCCTTCGCAATCGTCGGCGTCAAGCGCAGCTACCGCGAACGGCGCGTGCGCGCCGGGGGCCCGCGCGGTCGGAAGCGGCCTCAGGGTCGCTCTCTCGTGGAAGTGCACTCGCTGGTCGCTCTTCTGAAGCGTCTCGCACTCGACGAGGAGACCCGCGTCACCTGGTACGGCCCGGGCGGTCCTCCCGCCGGCACGGCGAGACTCGATCCGGTCGGGATCGATCTGTTCGGCGGAACGTCCGGCATCGCGCTGTTCCTGGCGGCGGCGGCGGCCGTCACGGGACGCCGCGACGCACGAGCTCTCGCCGCGCGCGTGTTCGATCCGTTGTGCGAACGTCTCCAGGGCAGCCGCACCTCGCCGCTCGATCTGGCGGCCGAGATCGGCATCGGCGGCGCCACCGGTCTCGGCGGGCTGATCTACGCCCTGGTCCACGCCGGCCGGTTCCTCGGCAGGCCCGACTATCTCGCCTCCGCCTCCACCGCAGTCCGGGGCATCGATCGGGACGCCATCAGAGCCGACGCCACGCTCGACGTCCTGTCCGGAACGGCCGGTGCGGTGCTGGGCCTGCTCTCCCTGCATCGGGCGACAGGCTACGGGCCTGCGCTGCAGACGGCCATCAGGTGCGGAGAGCACATCCTCGACAGCCGCAGGACCGCTCCCGGTAGCGGCCTGCGGACGTGGCGCACCCCGCACGGACCGATCACGCCCGGGTTCGCGCACGGTCCGAGCGGGATCGCCTACGCCCTGCGCAGACTCGGGGACGGTGCCGGCATACAGGTCTTCCGAGTCGCCGCGGCCGAGAGTTGGGCGGCCGAGGATTGGGCGGCCGAACGCCGGCAACCCGCGCCGGATCGTGTCTCGCGGTCCGAACGCTCGCCGGCGACGCATGACTCGTCGGCCGCTCGGTCCCGGTCCTGGTGTCAGGGCACGGCCGGCATGGGACTTGCCCGCCTCGCTGCTCTCGAAGACCGGGATGCGCGGTCCGCCATCGAGTCGGCCATCGAAGCCGCCCCGAACACGGGAGCCCCGGAAGCGGACGGCCTCTGCTGCGGACGACTGGGACGGGCGGAATTCCTGTTCTCGGCCGGACGTCGTCTCGGGCGGGGGGACCTCTGCGAAGCGGCGCACGCCATCTGTCGCGCGACGGTTGCCGGCGCTCTGGCGGCAGGCCGCTATGCCACCGGGGCGGACGAGGGTTTCCGTCCCGGTCTGTTTCAGGGCGCGTCCGGCATCGGCTACCAACTGTTGCGCATGCATGCGCCCGACGCCGTGCAATCGGTCCTTCTATGGGAGTAG